A stretch of DNA from Thermanaerosceptrum fracticalcis:
GGTTTTTTCGGGAATTTTTGAACTGTTTGGACCGGTATTTGGGGGCGGGATCGCCTGGTGGGCCCATGTGGGAGGTTTTATCTTCGGAGCCGTGGCTATTCGTATATTTAAGAAAAAACGCAGTCGTTACCGCTTGTTTTTTGACGATGAATACTATTACTATCAATTTTATTAACCTTTAAGTTTGATTTTTAAAAAGGGGGTAGAAAAATGGGGTTATTAGATCTATTCTGGATATTTATTGTCCTCACTTCGCTTCAACCAGTCATTAATCAGAGAATGGTTGAATCTGCACGAAAAAAACTGATTGCCAAAATTGAACAGCGCAGAAATTCCAGAGTGATTCTGATGGTACACAGACAGGAAACGATGAGCATTCTTGGTTTTCCGGTCTATCGTTATATTGACATTAATGATTCTGAAGAGGTTATCAGAGCTATTCATATGACAGATCCTTCTGTTCCCCTGGATATAATTCTGCATACTCCGGGAGGGTTGGTACTGGCTTCCTTGCAGATTGCCAGGGCAATTAAGCGCCACAAGGGAAAGGTAACAGTATATGTTCCGCATCATGCCATGTCTGGAGGTACTTTGATTGCACTTGCGGCTGATGAGATCGTCATGGCCAGAGATGCTGTGTTGGGCCCTGTTGACCCACAGCTTGGGGAGTACCCGGCGGTTTCCGTTGTAAAAGTTGTCAGAGAAAAATCACGTGATGAAATTGATGACAAGACGTTAATCCTTGCAGATGTCGCTGAAAAAGCGATTAAACAGACTAAAGATGCAGTTAAGGAATTATTAAGCGATAATTATCCTGAAGAATTGGCAGAGAATTTAGCGACTTTGCTTACTGAAGGTAAATGGACTCATGATTATCCGATCACTTTTGAAATGGCGCAGGAGCTGGGGTTGCGGGTCAGAGACGATATGGACAAAGAATTCCACCAGCTCATGAGTTTGTATCCTCAACCGGTCCGTCACAGAGCTTCTGTGGAATATTTGCCTTTTCCCAAGTTGAGAAAATAGATAATGCTATAAAAGACAAAAGGCTAAGGACATCGTCATCATCAGAAGTCCTTAGCCTTTTATTGAAACTCAAGGATATTTTTATTAGGAGATTGGAATCCGATATCCGTTTGAATGAGCTTCTTTTTTCGGTAAAGTAACGGTTAACACACCGTTTTCATACCTGGCAGTAATTTTTTCACTGTCAATATTTTCAAAGACAAACGTTCGAGAGATGATGTTTAACGAGCGTTCTTTGCGTATATAATTTTCTTTCTTTTCTTCATGTTGCTCATTGTGCTCAACACCAATGGTGAGCTGATCATTTTTAAATTCAACGCGTATATTCTCTTTATTTACACCAGGAATGTCAGCTTCAAGAATGTAGGCGTTATCTGTATCTTTAATGTCCACATTCATAACTCCAGCATTGGGCATGAGAGCCGGGAAGAACGAATCATTGAAAAAATTCTCGAAAATATTTTCAAAATCGAACAACGGTTGTACTTGTTGGATATTTCTGCGATAAGGTACTAAACCAAACATATTCATGCACCTCCATCTTTTTTTAGGTTGTGATTTGTTCTATTTAGGTCAGACGAAGCACGTGGAGTGCGTGGTAAGGCTGCAAAGGAAAAACAGTTAGAAGCTTGATTTTATCAGGATTCTTTTTCTTATGCAGAAAATTATTTGTTGCTTAAGACTATTTTAGGAAATTATATTTATTGGAAATGTTATGCATGCCAAATATAAAACCAATATCAGATTTACGTAACTATAATAAAGTTTTAAAAGATTGTCAAAAAAGTGAACCGGTTTTTTTACCAAATTATTAATGTAGTAAAATATTAAAGGTGATATTTTCCTCTCCCTTACCAGGAGAGGTTTTTTATGCTTACTGATTTTAATATAGATTATTTTGCCGATAATGAGCTTGGAAGACTTTGCGAAGCATTTAATGAAATGAAAAACGAACTTAAGGAGTCACTAATCTCACAGTGGAAAGCAGAGCAGGAAAGACATGAGATGGTTCAAGCCCTTGCCCATGACCTAAAAACACCACTTTCTGTAATACAAGGCTATGTTGAATCACTTCTGGAAAGCAGTCATATTGATACTCAAAAGACAAAAAAATATTTACAAGTAATAAAAGATAATGCAAATAAGGGGGCCGAGCTCATCAAGGAAATGCTTTACGCCGCAGAACTTGAAACGTCCGGCGTAGAGCTTAATATCGTCCCAGTGGATATATACTCTTTTTTAAAGCAGAAAAAAGAAAGTTATGAGATGATGGCAAAAAATAAAAAGATAAATTTTAAGGTTGATGTAACATATGGAAATCAGGCTGAAATAATATGTCCTATTGATGCTGCAAAGCTTGAGCGCATTCTTGACAATATCGTTTCGAACAGCATCCGTTATGTGCCGGAACATGGGACAATAACAATTAATGCGGATATTGCCTGTGATAATATTCGTTTTAAAGTATGTGATACAGGAAAGGGATTTAGTAGTAAAGATCTATCGAATCTTTTTAATAAATTTTATAGGGGAGATGAATCCCGTTCTTCTAAAGATGGTCATGCCGGACTAGGACTCCATATTGCAAAAAGACTGGTAGAAATGCATGGTGGAAGTATTGTTGCCTTTAATGCAAGGGACAGTGGTGCATGTATTAAATTTGATTTGCATTTTCTAAAATAATAACACCGGGAATTTGGTATTTTTTATCTTTTTCATGCACTCAAGGCATACAGAAAGCGTCGCGAGGGTCGAGAGGGTGAAAGGCTGATAGATAAAAGGTTTGAGACACCTTACTATATTTGTGACTAAGGGTAACCCTTGAGTGTGTAAAAAAGATATCGAGCCAAACGCGTGGAAATAGCGGGTGGTCTTAAAAAGAATGAATTTTGAAAGGAGGTTCTAAAAATGATACATATTCTATTTGGACAATCACCATCTGGTTGTTTAAAAATAGTTCTGAAAAAAATAGGTGTAACTAAAGAAGAACATGTCATTTCATTTTGGGAAATGTTTTCTATAGGGCCCATTTGGCATTTACAAGAAGAGATTGGGAAAGAAGCCAGATTTGATTGGATGAAAAATATTTTAAATAATGAATATGATGAGTTTGATGAATATAAAAGCGGTTTCCTAAAAGCTATCAATCAAATAGCATGCATTCCAGAAGGCGAACCCATTACCATATGGATTGCTGAAAACTCACACGAGCAGACAGGATTACGATATGTTTTGTATTTATTGAAAGGTAGAACTAATGAAGTTAAAGTTATTAACACTACAAAGCTGTATGCTGAACTTTTTAGCCAACCTAATATAAAGTGCGTTGTACTGCATACAGGTGAAATATCACCAGAGAAACTTCAAATAATTTATGAGGAAACTAAGGAGAAGCACCCTTTATCACATCTTGAAAGAGAGCAATTTGAACAAGAATGGCTCAACCTTGCTGATAATCGCGAAGTGTTAAGGATTTGGCAGAATGGAAGAATACAGAGTGTTCCTGAAGATTATTATGACCAATATATTATAAACAGAGCTAAACAGCTACATAAAAAACTAAAGACGCAGGAATTTATGAAATCAGCGAGATTAATCGGTGAAGTGCTGGGGCATTTAGAACAGTATGTAGGGGATGAGTTCTTGGAATATCGGTTAAAGAAGCTGATTGAAAAAGGAGTTTTCGAAGTAGAGGGTAGTATGGAAGCCATGCGATTGTATAGTGTAAGGTTGAAAAATGATTAGTATTTTAGAAAGGTTTGCTCTTTCCTTCAGTAAGGTAGGCCAAGGAAGGTTGATGTTGATGCCCACATTATTTGGCGGCCACTTGATAACCGTCAGTGGCGGTTGTCATGGAACGCCAAGTAAGGTTGCCAGTAGGTTAGACATTTTCGCCAATGGCGGTGGTCGTTTTTTAAAGGTACCGGAAAGCACACCTCTGTTGGCGGTGGGCTAAACATACTAAAACTTGCGAAAGTCCTCAATTACCCTAAGCACCCCTTCCCGGTCAACCACATAGCTGGACTGAATCCGGGCATCAAGCATAGCTTGTATACATAAATTGTTAATTACTCTAGGAATCCCTTTGGAAAAAGCAAATATCTCTTTAACGGCATCAACGCTGAAAATCTGACTGCGTGCTTTTACTACCTCCAAATGATGGGCTATGTAGGCGCCGGTTTCTTCTAACGTCAGGCCACCCAAATGATAGCGGACCTGAATCCTTTGGGTTATAGCCTGGAAAATCTGCATGGCCAGGGTGCCCTTAAGTTCAGGTTGGCCTACCAGTATTAAGGCCATTGGAGAAAGGGAATCCATTTTGAAATTAGTTAAAAATCTGATTTCCTGCAGCATTTGGTGCGATAGCAGATGAGCCTCGTCGATAACGACCACGGGTGTAATCCGCCGTTTCTCAAAATAATCCAGAATTAGCTGGTTAAACTGCCGCTTAGCATCTATCCGCAAATAACCGGGACTGGAGCCTAATTGGAACAATAACTCGCGGTAAAAATCCCGGGCTTCAGGTTGGAGTCGGATATATAAAGCAGTTTGTGCCGGTTTTCGTCCAGGTTCCGGGCCAGAAGACGAATAGCAGTTGATTTTCCTGCTCCAATATCCCCGGTCACCAGGCAAAAACAGCGCTTTTTCACACCGTAGTCCAAACGGGCCAATAATTCCTTAAACCGCAAGGACAGATAGAGATTTTCCGGCGAGATATTCTTGCCAAAAGGTTCGCCTGTCAAACCAAAGTATTCCTGGATCACCTGCCGTCACCTTCCCGGGCTTTTTCTTGAGCCGGTGTGCCCAGACAGGTATACGCCAGGTCTCCCAGAGTCTTGGCCAAGTTTTCATCGTAAGCCTTTTTCAAGAGTTCAAGGTAATTGAGTCCGCTGGTTGGTGGGGAATTTACCAAACAATCTTCTTTAGGCACTTTCGGATGATGTGGTTTGGATAAATCCAAAAGTTTAGCGTCAGCATACTGTTTCCCGCCAAACCAAACCTGAATCCGTGTAAGGTCAAAGGGGTCGTACTTAACGATAACTTTTTTGCCGGCCAGGACAGGGTCTACCTCATAAATATTGCCTTCCAGGGAAAAACAGCAGGTTTTATCCACACTCCGTTCTTCCTGCCAGAGAAAAATTTGGTTAAGTACAGCGATATCAACCCGGCGCAGGGGATGGGTACAGTTGTTAAACCGGTTGACCGGTTTAACGGCTGTGGAGGAGTGTTTCTTTTGCTGATAAGCCATCTCCAGCCAGGACCAGAAGAAATTGTTCAAGTCTTTGAGAGTAGTGAGTTTCCCCTGTTCGATAAGGGCTTGGGCTTCAGGCCGGAAGCTCTTGTCTAAGTAACGGAAAAACACCTCAACCTTGCCTCGGCCTTGGGGCTTGTAAGGGCGTGAGTGAATTAGGTGAATGCTCAACTCCCCGCAAATTCTGGCCAGATGCTGGGACCGGTAAACAGAACCGTTATCCACGTATAATTTTTCCGGCACCCCGCAACGGAGAATAGCCTTTTTCAGGCAGTCCTCAAGACGTGGCAATTTCTCATCGAAATAGTACTCAGCGTGGGTAATGTAGCGGCTATAGTCAATAAAGGCTACTAGGCGTACCGACTTTTTCCTGCCGGGTTCTGTGGGATGAGGCAGGTACAGGGTGGCATGGGTATCGCCTTGCCAGCACTGGTTACGCTTGCTGTATGAGAACCGCCGGTGGGCGCTGGGTTCAGCTTTTATCTCCCGGGCCACTTCTTTAAGATAACGGCCCAGTGTGGTGCGTTTTAAGATACCAGGTTCCACCAGTTGGGATAATTCCAGGATCCTGATGATCTGGTCCACACTTCTTGTCGGTAATTCCTTTTTTAACTCCACTGCCTTGGCCAGAATATTTTCAGGGATAGCTCTTGGTGTACATTTATCTTCCCGAACCTGGGGTTTAAGCCCTTCCAAGCCTTTTTTGCGATAGGCCGCCAGATAACGTTCAAGGGTGCGTAAGCCCGGTCGGAAGGGCTTCCCATCCGGGTCATTGTATTCCCTGGCAGCGATTTCGGCCAACAGCCGGGTCTGTTCGCCTTTTTCCAGCCTACGGCAGACCACCGGCGCAATCAGGCCATAGCGGAAATTGGCGATTTCCAGTCGTTTTTCTTCATCCACAGTAATCTCTCCTCCCGAAATAGTCTCATTCTAATTATTAGGGATGAGTACCGATACCGGGTAGAGACAAACTCTGTGGGATTTCGTAGGCGAATTTGACCCCAAAGAGGCTATGTAGTACGGAAAATACCGGAAGGTTAGCAATGTATGACCGGCTAGGCAACGCTGAGGCCAGAGCCTGTCTAAGAAAACGGCCCAATGACATGCCAACCGATAAATTAACCCTCCGGTCACCGGTTAAAACTGACGGGGGTAATGTTAAGCCGGGGAAGTATTTTAACAACAGGGACAACAGCTTAGTGTTAACCTCTTCAAAAGTTTTGGCTAAGGCCTTTACCCAACGCCTTACCGTTTTCCCAGAAAAAGGCCGGGACGAGAGTTAAGAATATAAACCAATTCATTCCAGGAAAGGCGGTCATCAACTCTAAGACAGACTGCCTTTTCAACAAATTCACTTAACATGCTACGAAAAGGCCACAGGAAACTCGGTAATAAAGATATGGTCTTGTCCTGATCTTTGGACTTGTTTTTATCCTGACATAAATATCTGTAAATTGGTATCAGAGACTCAGAATCGGCATCTACCGCCCACCTGTCAAAATGTCCGTGCCGGTGAGGTTTACAAGAGCCACAAATTGGACAATTCAGAAGGAAAAACCGGAGATTTTTCGCTGTAAAGGGCTAAATATTCTTTGACAGAAGCTCCTAGGAAAGTTATCATAATCATAGAAACAGGACTCCCATGGGTTCTGTTTACAGGAGATGAGCTTTCGGGTTGTCTGTCGGGACGTTGGCCGAAAGCTCATTTTATTTTGCTCTCCGTAAACCAGAAAGGTAAAGTCAAGTTCTGATTCGATTAATTGGCGGAAATATCCTTCATTACCGACATATAATTTGGTCAAAATCCCAGGTGTTGCCGACAGATAATTCGGGCATTAACAGGTTGATCAAAATGTACAGGGGCACTTGAAATTATTTTTTTCATGCGATCAAGGCATACAGAGACCGTCGCGAGGATTGAGCGGGTGAAAGGTTGATGGATAAAGGGTTTGGGGCAATTTGTGAATTTGCTGATTTTAGGTAACCCTTGAGTGCACAAAAAAGATATCGGGCTAAACGGATGGATATAGCAAAATTAGAAGAACGGATCGCAGCTAAAATCTCCACCGAATGAACAGGAAGCCAGACAAGACAGCTTTCTTTGGAATTATGTTTTGTGTATGTAAAACAAGAATAATTTTATCCGCCCAAAGGCATGGCTTTGATGCCAAGTTATATTTACCCACACCTGAGGATAAACAATGTTGTATCCAGGCAGAAGCCATGAACAAAGGGTTGATAGATGAAAATATAGGTAACCAAATATGGGCTAATATGCTATCAAAACAAAGGCTATTGCTGGCAGTAACTTTTTCTGATTATCTTAAATTTTGTTATTGATGGTTTAGTAAACGGTTTAGAAAGAGTGTAATGTTGGTTTAGTGACAGGGATTACCTCTCAAGCGGTACATCCATGAGCATGACTCCCTCGAACAGCTTAACATCCTGGGGTAAAACTTGAGAAAATGTCCGACAGGGATGCAGAGATATTCTCTGCTGTGCTGGACCAAAATCTATACAAGGGTTACCACATCGAAGCCGCCACCCGTATCAATAACCTCGCACAGCGATATGAGGGAGGCTGCGAATACCCGGAGGGCAGCTTGTCCTCACCATCTGTGCTGTGCTGCGGCAATTTTTATTTCCGCCGCCTTTGTCATTAAGCTGACTGAGCTCATTGAGTACAGGAGGTAGCAAGGCATCATTAATTTACAAGACCGTTTTAATGTAGTATAATAAGAATACAATAAGGATAAAATAATGCTACACAAAAAGGGGTGGTCAAGATGATTAATATAAAGCCATCGGCTGCAATTCGAAAAAATTACAACGAGATTTCCGAGCTGTGCAAAAAGTCCGGACAGCCTGTGTACCTGACCAAAAACGGTGAGGGAGATTTGGTGGTGATGGATATTGAAGCCTTTGCAAGACGCGAAAGCATGCTGCGCCTCAGAGAAAATCTAGTTGCTGCCGAGGAAAGCCGGTTAAGCGGCAAAAGCGGTTATTCCATTGACGAGGTATCCTCTATGATGAAAGCAGCTGTCAAGGAGGTACTGGATGGACAGCGAGGGTAAAATATACAAAGTGATTATCTCCGATGAGGCGGCGCAGATGCTGGTATCTCACTCCCGCTTTCTGGCCCAGGTCAGTGAAAAAGCCGCATTAGATCTCATAGCCGAGTTCAGCGCGAAAGCAAAAACTCTGGAGGAATTTCCAGAGCGAAATCCTTGGCTATCCGATCCTTTCATCCGTGCTGGTAAATATAGAAAGCTCCTTATGGGCAAACGTTATCTGCTCATTTATCAGATAAAAGGCGATACCGTTTATGTGGATTATGTGGTGGACTGCAGGCAGGATTACGGCTGGCTGTTGTAACAAGCATAAAACTATATCGTAAATTAGCGCAGGATCATATCAACACCAACCACTTAATCTGCGGCAATACCTACCGATGCGTGTGGGCCTTGCGGGAATATCCTGCTTGTTTGTTATAGACGAAGAAAATGACAGCGGCATAAATGGTATGCAAAAAAGATAACAGCGAGCTACAATAGACTCGCTGTTGACTTTATAGCTATAACAAAAAAATAACCATTGCCTATTACTTTTTCTTTACTATAGGAAGCCATACCTCGGACCTGTATGTCGGAGATTGCTGATCTCCATCTGTATAAACTTCTATGTCGGGTGCATCGGCGTATTCATAACCGGAAGTGGGCAGCCATTCAGTAACAATACGTTATTGAAGCTCCTGAATTGCATAGGGCATAGGACCGATGCATTCAAAGATAGCCCAGGTGGAAGCTACCGTCAAATACTTTAAAAACAACTTTGCCAAGAACCGGCAGTTTATTAATCTCGACATCTGGAATGAAAGCTTCGGGGATTAGCTCATAAGGACCGGCAATGCTAAAGTGCATGGGATCACAAAAAAGGTACCGGCCGAAGTCTTTGAGCAAGAAAGACTTTTTCTCAAACCGGTACCCTCAACCAAAAGAACTATTGAAAATATTGTAACAAGAGATATTCATAAGAACAATACAATATTTTACAAGGGTAACCGGTACACCCTTCCCCTGGGAACTTACAGGCCGGGCAGGAAGGTAAGTCTGGATGTTGAAGGGGAAATCCTTAAAATACGGGATGAATTCGATGGATATATCATCGCCGAGCATAAAATCTCCAAGAACAAAGGGGAATTAGTACAAAACAACCACCACAAGCGGGATATCTCACAGAAGCTGGACAGCATTCAAGACAGTCTTCTTAAGGCTCTGGGTGCTAGTGAGAATGCTCATGTTTTTCTTACCCAGGTCCGCCGTTTGAAAACCCGCTATGCCCGGGACCATTTCAGCCTCATCGAAAAGACGTTAAACGAACATACCGGTATAGTTATTGATAAAGCCTTGAATTACTGTATCTTAAACAGTCTATTCAGCGCCGTAGAGTTTAGGAATGCAGTAGAGCATTTCGAGGCCTGTCTGGAAAAAGAACTGGAGGAAATGAGCAATAATCCGAAAACTGTCGTCTTAAAAACAACTGTAACCACAAAGAAAAGGCCACTTTCCGAGTATGAACGGGTTGTGAAGGGGGGTGATTTCTAATGACCCTCCTTAAGGAAGTGCAAGAACAACTGATGGCATTATCCCTCTGTCATGCGGCCCGCAGTCTGGAAAAAACCCTGGAAAAAGCACAAGCAGAAGATTGGACGATCCTTAAGACATTAAACACCCTGCTTTCGGAAGAAAGGAACGCCCGAATGGACAAAGCCAGAGAAAAAAGGCTTAAAAATGCCGGCTTCCCATATATGGCAACGATAGAAGAGTTTTACTTCGGGTTCCAAACCAGTATATCAAAAAAGCAGATGCACCAGCTGCTGGAGCTTACTTGGTTGGAAAGCGCCTTTAACATTATGTTTTTAGGTCCGCCAAGTGTGGGGAAAACACATCTGGCGGTATCCCTAGGGATCGCCGCCGTCAACGCAGGCTACAAGGTAATATTTATCCATATGGACCAATTAATACATGTACTGAAAACTCAGGAAATATCTCCAAAGAGCAAGCACAAATTGAAAAAATTATATCAGGCTGATCTAGTCATAATTGATGAAGTCGGCTTCCAACTGGTGAACCGGAATGAAACCAACCTGTTGTTTGGCGTAATCAATCAACTTTACCAACAGACCTCCATTATTTTGACCTCCAACAAGGGTTTGGTAGAATGGGGAGAATTCATGGGAGACCCTGTTATTACTGCCGCCATGCTGGACAGGCTGATGCATAAATGTGAGATATCAACATGGAGGGTGACAGTTACCGGCTTACACACCGCGAAAGGATACTCAAGGATTAGGAAGAAAAATTTCCAGTAAAACAGGTGGCTAAGTGCTGCATTTTATATGGCCGAAAATGATGTATTTTTATTGACCGTTCACATTACTCAAATATAGTAAAAAAGTTTTGAGTTAAAATTATCTTTTTTATACACTCGAAGCATACAGAATGCTGTGTGAGGATTGAGCGGGTGAAAGGCTGATGAATAGAGGGTTTGGTGGACTTTAATATTTTGCTATTTTTGGGTAACCCTTGAGTGTATAAAAAAGATATATCGTCAAGGTAATAGGGCTGCATTTAATATTGTGATAAATTTGATGTAGTATTTTACGAATGAAAGGTGTATAATAATAGCAAAGAAGGAGGCGGTTATAAATGCCAAACATTAAACCCATATCAGATTTAAGAAATTACAACGAAATCCTGCGGGACATTGCCGTAGGTGAGCCAGTGTTTTTAACCAAAAATGGCAGAGGAAAATTTGCTATTGTTGATATTACTGAATATGAGAAATTAAAGGCTTCACTAAAGCTGATGTCACAGCTTGCCCAAGGAGAACTGGCCGGGAGAAAGAAAGGATGGATGACAATAGAGGAAGTGGAAGCAGAACTGGGGATTGAGGATGTATAAGCTGAAAATTTCACCTGAAGCTAAAGATGATTTAGCAGAAATTAAAGACTATATTTCTAAAGAACTTTGCAATCCACAGGCAGCTATAAATCTTGTTTCTAAAATCACCAAAAAGATACGTGGGTTGACAGAGTATCCCGGAATAGGTGCGCCACTATCTTCCGTCCTAGATATACAAACAGATTACCGTTTCCTTGTTTGTGACAATTACTTGATATTTTACAGGTACGAAGATGGAATTGTTTTCGTGTCAAGAATCTTATACGGTAGACGGAATTATACGCGTATCCTATTCGGTGATTTGCTGGAGGATGAAGAAATATAGAATATAAAATTTTAAGTGCATCGTCAGTCAGCTTGAAGCTGGCATTTTTTCATGGTTCAAAGCATACGGAAATTGCGCCATGAAGATTATTGAACTTATGAGGCATAACAGTAGTATAACAATACAAGAATTTCTGAAATTATCGGAATATCAAAGAGAAATATTGGGGCAAACATATCAGACTTAAAAAAGAAAGGGATTGTTGAGCGGATAGGTCTAAGAAATGGGTATTGGGAAGTAAGGAAAGATGGAATATAATGAGCTTTTTGAAAAATACCGGAAGCTGCTGGAGGAAAATCAAAGATTAAAAAATGAAAACGAGGACTTTAGGAAAAGACTTGGATTGCCATTGCCATCACCCTATATAAAAAATGATGTTCAAGCCTCAATAGAGGTAAATGACATTCAGCTAGTTGAGGTAATCAAACCAGGACACGTAACCAATAGTAGCTCCCCGGAGGATAAAATTAACCTGTTTATGTCATTGTTTAGAGGCAGGGATGATGTCTATGCAAAAAGGTGGCAAAACAAAAGAGGGTAAATCGGGGTATTCTCCTGTATGTTTGAATGAGTGGGCAAGAGGAATTTGCAATAAGCCAAAGATTAAATGCTCCGAATGCGGTAATAGAAATTATGCAGTTTTGGACTTTGCAGCAATAGATAAGCATCTCAGGGGCAAAGACGTTTTTGGTGTATATCCTATGCTGCCTGATGAAACCTGTTATTTCCTAGCTATTGATTTCGATGATGAAGGCTGGGAAAAAGATATATCAGTTTTGAGAGATATCTGTGCAGGAAAAAATATTCCATTTGCAGTTGAACGTTCTCGTTCAGGGAATGGAGCACATGTATGGTTCTTTTTTGATGACAAGGTAAGTGCTGTATCGGCTAGAAAATTTGGTACAGCACTTCTTACGCACGCAATGGCCAAAAGACATGAAATAAAATTTACTTCATACGACCGCTTGTTTCCAAACCAGGATACACTTCCTAAAGGTGGTCTTGGGAATCTTATCGCCTTACCTTTACAATTAAATGCACGCAGAAACAACAACAGTGTTTTTATAGATGAAAAATTCCAGCCCTATGATGACCAGTGGAGTTTTTTGAGCAGTATTCGAAAGCTCAGTGAAAGTGAAATTGACTTATACATTTCGCAACTATGCAGTGGTAGTGAATTAGGTGATTTAAGACAGAATGAAGATGAAGAGTGCAAGCCATGGGAGAGAAGCAATACGAATTATAAATTAAGCAAGTCTGATTTCCCGGACACTGTTTATGTAACCAAAGTAAATATGCTGTATGTTAGTAAAAATGGCTTTTCACATAAAGCATTGAATATTATTAAACGTCTGGCAGCCTTTAGAAACCCTGACTTTTATAAGGCTCAAGCTATGAGATTGCCGACTTTTGATAAGCCCAGAATTATTTCCTTATCTTACGAAACGCCTGAATACTTGTGTCTTCCAAGGGGATGTGAGCTTGATCTGATAAACCTGTTTAGTGCTCACAAGGTGGATGTTAAATGGGTTGATAAAAGCTATTCAGGAAAACAGATTGACGTTGAATTCAACGGACAGCTTCGTGATGAGCAAGAAGATGCTGTTGGTTCAATGCTACAACATGACAATGGTGTATTATCAGCAACAACTGCATTTGGTAAAACCGTTATCGGAGCGAAAATTATATCAGTAAAAAAGGTAAATACTCTTATACTTGTTCATACTCAGCAATTATTAGAAC
This window harbors:
- a CDS encoding Mu transposase C-terminal domain-containing protein, whose translation is MDEEKRLEIANFRYGLIAPVVCRRLEKGEQTRLLAEIAAREYNDPDGKPFRPGLRTLERYLAAYRKKGLEGLKPQVREDKCTPRAIPENILAKAVELKKELPTRSVDQIIRILELSQLVEPGILKRTTLGRYLKEVAREIKAEPSAHRRFSYSKRNQCWQGDTHATLYLPHPTEPGRKKSVRLVAFIDYSRYITHAEYYFDEKLPRLEDCLKKAILRCGVPEKLYVDNGSVYRSQHLARICGELSIHLIHSRPYKPQGRGKVEVFFRYLDKSFRPEAQALIEQGKLTTLKDLNNFFWSWLEMAYQQKKHSSTAVKPVNRFNNCTHPLRRVDIAVLNQIFLWQEERSVDKTCCFSLEGNIYEVDPVLAGKKVIVKYDPFDLTRIQVWFGGKQYADAKLLDLSKPHHPKVPKEDCLVNSPPTSGLNYLELLKKAYDENLAKTLGDLAYTCLGTPAQEKAREGDGR
- a CDS encoding type II toxin-antitoxin system RelE/ParE family toxin → MDSEGKIYKVIISDEAAQMLVSHSRFLAQVSEKAALDLIAEFSAKAKTLEEFPERNPWLSDPFIRAGKYRKLLMGKRYLLIYQIKGDTVYVDYVVDCRQDYGWLL
- a CDS encoding Hsp20/alpha crystallin family protein — encoded protein: MFGLVPYRRNIQQVQPLFDFENIFENFFNDSFFPALMPNAGVMNVDIKDTDNAYILEADIPGVNKENIRVEFKNDQLTIGVEHNEQHEEKKENYIRKERSLNIISRTFVFENIDSEKITARYENGVLTVTLPKKEAHSNGYRIPIS
- the istB gene encoding IS21-like element helper ATPase IstB; the protein is MTLLKEVQEQLMALSLCHAARSLEKTLEKAQAEDWTILKTLNTLLSEERNARMDKAREKRLKNAGFPYMATIEEFYFGFQTSISKKQMHQLLELTWLESAFNIMFLGPPSVGKTHLAVSLGIAAVNAGYKVIFIHMDQLIHVLKTQEISPKSKHKLKKLYQADLVIIDEVGFQLVNRNETNLLFGVINQLYQQTSIILTSNKGLVEWGEFMGDPVITAAMLDRLMHKCEISTWRVTVTGLHTAKGYSRIRKKNFQ
- a CDS encoding DUF1835 domain-containing protein translates to MIHILFGQSPSGCLKIVLKKIGVTKEEHVISFWEMFSIGPIWHLQEEIGKEARFDWMKNILNNEYDEFDEYKSGFLKAINQIACIPEGEPITIWIAENSHEQTGLRYVLYLLKGRTNEVKVINTTKLYAELFSQPNIKCVVLHTGEISPEKLQIIYEETKEKHPLSHLEREQFEQEWLNLADNREVLRIWQNGRIQSVPEDYYDQYIINRAKQLHKKLKTQEFMKSARLIGEVLGHLEQYVGDEFLEYRLKKLIEKGVFEVEGSMEAMRLYSVRLKND
- a CDS encoding sensor histidine kinase produces the protein MLTDFNIDYFADNELGRLCEAFNEMKNELKESLISQWKAEQERHEMVQALAHDLKTPLSVIQGYVESLLESSHIDTQKTKKYLQVIKDNANKGAELIKEMLYAAELETSGVELNIVPVDIYSFLKQKKESYEMMAKNKKINFKVDVTYGNQAEIICPIDAAKLERILDNIVSNSIRYVPEHGTITINADIACDNIRFKVCDTGKGFSSKDLSNLFNKFYRGDESRSSKDGHAGLGLHIAKRLVEMHGGSIVAFNARDSGACIKFDLHFLK
- a CDS encoding type II toxin-antitoxin system prevent-host-death family antitoxin, translating into MINIKPSAAIRKNYNEISELCKKSGQPVYLTKNGEGDLVVMDIEAFARRESMLRLRENLVAAEESRLSGKSGYSIDEVSSMMKAAVKEVLDGQRG
- a CDS encoding GyrI-like domain-containing protein, which codes for MVTEWLPTSGYEYADAPDIEVYTDGDQQSPTYRSEVWLPIVKKK
- a CDS encoding SDH family Clp fold serine proteinase translates to MGLLDLFWIFIVLTSLQPVINQRMVESARKKLIAKIEQRRNSRVILMVHRQETMSILGFPVYRYIDINDSEEVIRAIHMTDPSVPLDIILHTPGGLVLASLQIARAIKRHKGKVTVYVPHHAMSGGTLIALAADEIVMARDAVLGPVDPQLGEYPAVSVVKVVREKSRDEIDDKTLILADVAEKAIKQTKDAVKELLSDNYPEELAENLATLLTEGKWTHDYPITFEMAQELGLRVRDDMDKEFHQLMSLYPQPVRHRASVEYLPFPKLRK
- a CDS encoding ExeA family protein, translated to MFQLGSSPGYLRIDAKRQFNQLILDYFEKRRITPVVVIDEAHLLSHQMLQEIRFLTNFKMDSLSPMALILVGQPELKGTLAMQIFQAITQRIQVRYHLGGLTLEETGAYIAHHLEVVKARSQIFSVDAVKEIFAFSKGIPRVINNLCIQAMLDARIQSSYVVDREGVLRVIEDFRKF